Below is a window of Candidatus Acetothermia bacterium DNA.
ATCCCAAACCTCGCCGCCATGGCAGGAACCGGGTCCGCGTGATCCACCACAACGCCCCCCAGATCGGAGATCACCAGCTTCACCGGTCAACCCTTCTGCGCCGAGAACAGCTGCGCTCCACCTACAAAGTACCGCGACAGCCCGAAGAAGAGCAACACCATGGGGAGAGAAGCCAGCACCGCTGTCGCCATCATCGCGCCTTCATCGGTGAACTTCTCCTCGGCAAACAGGGTGATGTAGATAGGGATCGTCTGCATCTCGCGGCTCTGAGCGATCAACAGCGGCCAGATAAGGTTGTCCCATTGGGAGCGGAACGTGAGGATGGCTAGCGTGGCGATGGCAGGCCAGCTGCTGGGGAACACCACGCGCCACAGGATCTGCACTTCACTCGCGCCGTCGATGCGGGCGGCGTCGAGGATATCATCGGGAAACGTGAGCAAGTACTGTCGCATGAGGAACACCCCGAACGCGTTCACGAGGAACGGGACGATCAGGCCGGCATACGAGTTCTGCATCCCCAGACTCGTGGTGATGATGTAGAGGGGGATCATCACAACCTGGAACGGGATCATCATTGTCGCCACAATGAGCAGCATGACGGCCTTCCGCCCGCGGAACCTGAACTTGGCAAGGCCGTAGCCGGTGATCGTGGACAAGACGACCGTGCTCAGTGTGATCGTCGTCGCAACGAACAACGAGTTGACCATGTTCCGCACGAAGAAGAACCGCCCATCATTCCCCCGGATCGCCTGCCAGTAGTTCTGCCAGTGGAAGCCCTGGGGGATCCACCGGTATGGGATGCGCGTCACCTCCATCGCCGGCATGAGCGATGCGGTGACCATGAACACGAGGGGGCCGAGGATGTAGACGAGCACCACCCCCAGGACAAGCCACACCCCGGCCGTAGCCAGTGCCGACCGGCCGCGTCGCACGGCGTTCCTTTGCCTCACAGGTAGCTCACCTCTTCCGAACGCGCTACCCGGAACTGCAGCCAGCTCAGGAACAGCATGATCGCGAACAGGATGATGCTCAGGGCGCTCGCCCGGCCGATCTGAAACGTTCGCACGGCCGTGTGGTAGACGTTCAACGTGATGACGTCAATCGGACCGCGGGGTGACCCGGCTTGAGAGAAGAGGTACTGCGTGCTGAACGTCCGCAGACACTGGATCATCGCTACGACGGAGACGAGGAGCGTGGTCGGTTTAAGGAGGGGGAACGTGACCTTCCAGAACGTCTGCCACACGCTCGCCCCATCCACCCGTGCCGCCTCGATGAGCGACCGGGGGATGCTGCTAATGCCGGCGATGAAGATGATCGTGAAGTACCCAACGTACTTCCAGACGTAGACGAGCATCGTTGCGAACTGGAGCATGCCTGGTGCGACGAGCCATCTGTGGTCCACGCCGGGTGTACCTGCGAAGGTGTTCACAAGCTGGTTCGCGATCCCCCGCGGGTCGAAAATGAGGAGCCAGATCGCTGCTGCCACTACGGTGGACACCACGGCCGGCGAGAAGAACGCCAGCTGCAGGAACCGCTGGAACCTCTTCCGTGAGCTGATGAACAGGGCAAGCACGAGGCTCAAGCCCACGAGCATCGCGAACGTCCCCCCTGTGAAGATGCCCGTCACCTTGAGTGAGTTCCAGAAAGTCGGCGACTGGAACAGGTATTGGTAGTTCCCGAACCCGATGAACCTCGGCGCGGCGGAGGACAGGAGGTGCTTCTGGAAGAAACTGAGGTAGAGCGCGTTGAGAACGGGGTAGATGCTGAACAGGCCGAAGAACACGAGGCTCGGCAGAACAAACGCCCATCCCCACCGCCCACGGCGCTCGCAGATCCCGCGCCTCGCCCTTCTCCTCCTCACAACCCCCCGTCCCCTTTGAGAACAGGAGGGCCCGGCACCGTTCCGCCCGGGCCCCCATCCTATCTCAGCTAACCCGCCATGCGGTCACTGAACGCTACTTGTACTCCGCCAGAACTTCGTTGGCCTTTGTGCGAAGCGTTGCCAAGGCGGCCTCCGGGGTCACGCCCTGCAGCATCACCGCTTTCACCGCCTCGTCCAGGAGCTGCTTAAACTCCGGGTTGGCTACGTGCAGCTGCACAAGGGAAGACCGAGCCATGTCCGAAGCGAACACATCGCCGTACGGCTGGGCCGCATACACGTCCGACGCGAGGAGGTCCTTTCGTGGCTGGATCAACCCCACCCGGGTGAGGTACTCCTCCGGGTGCGAGAGCATGTAAGCGATGAACCGCCAGGTCCATTCCTGCGTCTCGAGCGAGCTCTGCGCGTTGACCATGTAGTAGTGCCCGTAGTAGTGAGAAGCGACATCGGTGACCGCGTTCTCGAACACCGGGAACGGGATGACCATCCACTCGCCACTCTCGTAGAAAGCCGGGTTCTCCGTCCGAATCCGCGCGATCTGATAGAACCCGGTCAGACACATCGTGACCTCGTTCCGGTCGTAGTTGAACAGCTTGCGTGCCGGGGTGTAGGTGGGGGATCCCAGGTTCTTCCCCAAAGGGCCCCATTGCTGCATGTAGCGCAGCACCTGCAACCACGCCTCGTCGCCGATCACAGCCGTCTGCCCATCAGGGCTCAGGAACGCCCCCCCGAGCTGCTCCACCATCGCCAGCAGCCACTCCACGTAGTACCCGTAGCGGAAGTCGAAGCCGCGGCGCTTGATGATGTCGCCTTCTCGGATGACGAGCTTCTCCGAAACCTCCATCATCTGCTCCCACGTGCGCGGGTAGTCCGTGTCGGGGTCTAGTCCGACTTCGCGGAAGTACTTCTTGTTCACGAACACGGACCAAATCGTCAGCTCAAGGGGCAGCCCGTAGAGCTTGCCCTCCCTGTAGACCGGATCGAGGGTCCCCTC
It encodes the following:
- a CDS encoding carbohydrate ABC transporter permease yields the protein MRQRNAVRRGRSALATAGVWLVLGVVLVYILGPLVFMVTASLMPAMEVTRIPYRWIPQGFHWQNYWQAIRGNDGRFFFVRNMVNSLFVATTITLSTVVLSTITGYGLAKFRFRGRKAVMLLIVATMMIPFQVVMIPLYIITTSLGMQNSYAGLIVPFLVNAFGVFLMRQYLLTFPDDILDAARIDGASEVQILWRVVFPSSWPAIATLAILTFRSQWDNLIWPLLIAQSREMQTIPIYITLFAEEKFTDEGAMMATAVLASLPMVLLFFGLSRYFVGGAQLFSAQKG
- a CDS encoding sugar ABC transporter permease, which codes for MRRRRARRGICERRGRWGWAFVLPSLVFFGLFSIYPVLNALYLSFFQKHLLSSAAPRFIGFGNYQYLFQSPTFWNSLKVTGIFTGGTFAMLVGLSLVLALFISSRKRFQRFLQLAFFSPAVVSTVVAAAIWLLIFDPRGIANQLVNTFAGTPGVDHRWLVAPGMLQFATMLVYVWKYVGYFTIIFIAGISSIPRSLIEAARVDGASVWQTFWKVTFPLLKPTTLLVSVVAMIQCLRTFSTQYLFSQAGSPRGPIDVITLNVYHTAVRTFQIGRASALSIILFAIMLFLSWLQFRVARSEEVSYL
- a CDS encoding extracellular solute-binding protein, producing the protein MKRAAWFLVVLLALGLAAIASNPVKITFWTHEDPNRTPLEEEYIRRFQALYPHVTIERVTYPSARIAEVLLTAFAAGKGPDMFNLEVNDAYPYLVMGRVAPLRPEWVGYASVDSILGAYLEGTLDPVYREGKLYGLPLELTIWSVFVNKKYFREVGLDPDTDYPRTWEQMMEVSEKLVIREGDIIKRRGFDFRYGYYVEWLLAMVEQLGGAFLSPDGQTAVIGDEAWLQVLRYMQQWGPLGKNLGSPTYTPARKLFNYDRNEVTMCLTGFYQIARIRTENPAFYESGEWMVIPFPVFENAVTDVASHYYGHYYMVNAQSSLETQEWTWRFIAYMLSHPEEYLTRVGLIQPRKDLLASDVYAAQPYGDVFASDMARSSLVQLHVANPEFKQLLDEAVKAVMLQGVTPEAALATLRTKANEVLAEYK